The following proteins come from a genomic window of Miscanthus floridulus cultivar M001 chromosome 2, ASM1932011v1, whole genome shotgun sequence:
- the LOC136531028 gene encoding phosphatidylinositol 4-phosphate 5-kinase 4-like isoform X2 yields MLNLQLGIRHAVGKQGPITLDLKSSAFDPKEKVWTRFPPEGSKYTPPHSSCDFKWKDYCPQVFRTLRKLFKVDAADYMLSLCGDQALRELSSPGKSGSFFYLTSNDQYMIKTMKKSEVKIFLKMLRAYYNHVRSFENTLVTKFFGLHCVKLAGANQKKVRFVIMGNLFCSDYSIHRRFDLKGSSLGRTTDKPQTEIDEYTTLKDLDLNFIFRLQKHWYQEFQRQVDRDCEFLEQENIMDYSLLVGVHFRDTRDRLLTGGSFDSDSSRGSSPHLSRGDTDPNRLAKIKLGSNMPTRAERTIRKSDCEVQIMGEPTGEFYDVILYFGIIDILQDYDISKKLEHAYKSFQYDPTSISAVDPKQYSRRFRDFVFKAFQEDKFDL; encoded by the exons ATGCTCAACCTGCAGCTCGGCATCAG GCACGCAGTAGGAAAGCAAGGTCCAATTACGCTTGATCTTAAGTCATCAGCTTTTGACCCGAAGGAGAAAGTATGGACAAGGTTCCCTCCGGAAGGCTCAAAATACACCCCTCCACACAGTTCGTGTGATTTCAAATGGAAGGATTACTGCCCGCAAGTATTCCG GACATTGCGCAAGTTGTTCAAGGTTGATGCCGCAGACTATATGCTCTCTCTTTGTGGAGACCAGGCTCTCCGAGAGCTCTCATCTCCTGGTAAGAGTGGAAGCTTCTTTTATCTCACAAGCAATGACCAGTACATGATAAAGACGATGAAGAAATCTGAAGTGAAG ATATTTCTGAAGATGCTTCGAGCTTATTATAATCATGTCAGATCATTTGAGAACACTCTCGTCACAAAGTTTTTTGGTCTTCACTGTGTCAAATTAGCTGGAGCTAACCAAAAGAAG GTTCGTTTTGTCATAATGGGAAATCTATTCTGCTCCGATTACTCTATTCATAGGCGATTTGACCTGAAAGGTTCATCCCTTGGACGTACAACTGATAAGCCACAGACAGAGATTGATGAGTACACTACTCTGAAGGATCTTGATCTCAACTTTATATTTCGATTGCAAAAACATTGGTACCAAGAGTTCCAAAG ACAAGTCGACAGGGACTGCGAGTTTCTGGAGCAGGAAAATATCATGGATTATAGTCTTCTGGTTGGTGTACATTTTAGGGATACTAGGGATAGGCTATTGACCGGAG GTTCATTTGATAGTGACAGCAGCAGAGGATCGTCGCCTCACTTGTCTAGAGGAGATACGGATCCAAACAG GTTAGCCAAGATAAAACTTGGGTCAAACATGCCGACACGAGCTGAACGGACAATAAGAAAGAGTGACTGTGAAGTGCAGATTATGGGAGAGCCTACCGGGGAGTTCTACGATGTCATACTATATTTTGGGATCATAGACATACTCCAAGATTACGATATCAGTAAAAAGCTTGAGCATGCCTACAAGTCTTTCCAATATGACCCAACATCCATTTCGGCAGTCGATCCAAAGCAGTACTCGAGACGCTTCAGAGATTTCGTATTCAAAGCGTTccaagaagacaagttcgatTTGTGA
- the LOC136531028 gene encoding phosphatidylinositol 4-phosphate 5-kinase 4-like isoform X1 yields MLNLQLGIRHAVGKQGPITLDLKSSAFDPKEKVWTRFPPEGSKYTPPHSSCDFKWKDYCPQVFRTLRKLFKVDAADYMLSLCGDQALRELSSPGKSGSFFYLTSNDQYMIKTMKKSEVKIFLKMLRAYYNHVRSFENTLVTKFFGLHCVKLAGANQKKVRFVIMGNLFCSDYSIHRRFDLKGSSLGRTTDKPQTEIDEYTTLKDLDLNFIFRLQKHWYQEFQSRQVDRDCEFLEQENIMDYSLLVGVHFRDTRDRLLTGGSFDSDSSRGSSPHLSRGDTDPNRLAKIKLGSNMPTRAERTIRKSDCEVQIMGEPTGEFYDVILYFGIIDILQDYDISKKLEHAYKSFQYDPTSISAVDPKQYSRRFRDFVFKAFQEDKFDL; encoded by the exons ATGCTCAACCTGCAGCTCGGCATCAG GCACGCAGTAGGAAAGCAAGGTCCAATTACGCTTGATCTTAAGTCATCAGCTTTTGACCCGAAGGAGAAAGTATGGACAAGGTTCCCTCCGGAAGGCTCAAAATACACCCCTCCACACAGTTCGTGTGATTTCAAATGGAAGGATTACTGCCCGCAAGTATTCCG GACATTGCGCAAGTTGTTCAAGGTTGATGCCGCAGACTATATGCTCTCTCTTTGTGGAGACCAGGCTCTCCGAGAGCTCTCATCTCCTGGTAAGAGTGGAAGCTTCTTTTATCTCACAAGCAATGACCAGTACATGATAAAGACGATGAAGAAATCTGAAGTGAAG ATATTTCTGAAGATGCTTCGAGCTTATTATAATCATGTCAGATCATTTGAGAACACTCTCGTCACAAAGTTTTTTGGTCTTCACTGTGTCAAATTAGCTGGAGCTAACCAAAAGAAG GTTCGTTTTGTCATAATGGGAAATCTATTCTGCTCCGATTACTCTATTCATAGGCGATTTGACCTGAAAGGTTCATCCCTTGGACGTACAACTGATAAGCCACAGACAGAGATTGATGAGTACACTACTCTGAAGGATCTTGATCTCAACTTTATATTTCGATTGCAAAAACATTGGTACCAAGAGTTCCAAAG CAGACAAGTCGACAGGGACTGCGAGTTTCTGGAGCAGGAAAATATCATGGATTATAGTCTTCTGGTTGGTGTACATTTTAGGGATACTAGGGATAGGCTATTGACCGGAG GTTCATTTGATAGTGACAGCAGCAGAGGATCGTCGCCTCACTTGTCTAGAGGAGATACGGATCCAAACAG GTTAGCCAAGATAAAACTTGGGTCAAACATGCCGACACGAGCTGAACGGACAATAAGAAAGAGTGACTGTGAAGTGCAGATTATGGGAGAGCCTACCGGGGAGTTCTACGATGTCATACTATATTTTGGGATCATAGACATACTCCAAGATTACGATATCAGTAAAAAGCTTGAGCATGCCTACAAGTCTTTCCAATATGACCCAACATCCATTTCGGCAGTCGATCCAAAGCAGTACTCGAGACGCTTCAGAGATTTCGTATTCAAAGCGTTccaagaagacaagttcgatTTGTGA